Proteins co-encoded in one Pseudomonas beijingensis genomic window:
- a CDS encoding RNA polymerase factor sigma-54 produces MKPSLVLRMGQQLTMTPQLQQAIRLLQLSTLDLQQEIQEALESNPMLERQEEGDDFDNTDPLADNVEQKPNTEIPEPSYQEAAPTVDNLEDGEWNERIPNELPVDTAWEDVYQTSASNLPSSDDDEWDFTTRTSAGESLQSHLLWQLNLAPMSDTDRLIAVTLIDCINNQGYLDETLEEILEAFDPELDIELDEIEAVLHRIQQFEPAGIGARNLGECLLLQLRQLSAKTPWLAEAKRLVTDYIDLLGGRDYSQLMRRMKLKEDELRQVIELVQSLNPRPGSQIESTEPEYVVPDVIVRKHNDRWLVELNQESVPKLRVNAQYAGFVKRADTSADNTFMRNQLQEARWFIKSLQSRNETLMKVATQIVEHQRGFLEYGDEAMKPLVLHDIAEAVGMHESTISRVTTQKFMHTPRGIYELKYFFSSHVSTSEGGECSSTAIRAIIKKLVAAENQKKPLSDSKIAGLLEAQGIQVARRTVAKYRESLGIAPSSERKRLM; encoded by the coding sequence ATGAAACCATCGCTAGTCTTGAGAATGGGCCAGCAGCTGACGATGACACCGCAGCTGCAACAGGCCATCCGCCTGCTCCAATTGTCGACCCTGGACCTGCAACAGGAAATCCAGGAGGCCCTGGAGTCCAATCCGATGCTCGAACGCCAGGAAGAAGGCGACGACTTCGATAACACAGACCCGCTGGCCGACAACGTCGAGCAGAAGCCCAACACCGAGATCCCGGAACCGTCCTACCAGGAAGCCGCCCCGACGGTGGACAACCTCGAGGATGGCGAATGGAACGAACGCATTCCCAACGAGCTGCCCGTGGACACGGCCTGGGAAGATGTCTACCAGACCAGCGCCAGCAACCTGCCCAGCAGCGATGACGACGAGTGGGACTTCACCACCCGCACCTCTGCCGGTGAGAGCCTGCAAAGCCACCTGTTGTGGCAACTGAACCTGGCGCCGATGTCCGACACCGATCGCCTGATCGCCGTGACGCTGATCGATTGCATCAACAACCAGGGCTACCTGGACGAGACCCTCGAAGAAATCCTCGAAGCCTTCGACCCCGAGCTCGACATCGAGCTGGACGAGATCGAAGCCGTTCTCCATCGCATCCAGCAATTCGAACCGGCCGGCATCGGCGCCCGCAACCTGGGCGAGTGCCTGTTGCTGCAATTGCGCCAGTTATCCGCCAAGACGCCATGGCTGGCCGAAGCCAAGCGACTGGTCACCGATTACATCGACCTGCTGGGCGGTCGCGACTACAGCCAATTGATGCGTCGCATGAAGCTCAAGGAAGATGAACTGCGCCAGGTCATCGAGCTGGTGCAGAGCCTCAACCCGCGCCCCGGCTCGCAGATCGAATCCACCGAGCCTGAGTACGTGGTCCCCGACGTGATCGTGCGCAAGCACAACGATCGCTGGCTGGTGGAGCTCAACCAGGAGTCGGTGCCCAAGCTGCGGGTCAATGCCCAGTACGCCGGTTTCGTCAAGCGCGCCGACACCAGCGCCGATAACACCTTCATGCGCAACCAGTTGCAGGAAGCCCGCTGGTTCATCAAGAGCCTGCAAAGCCGCAACGAAACCCTGATGAAAGTAGCCACCCAGATCGTCGAGCACCAGCGCGGCTTCCTGGAGTACGGCGATGAAGCGATGAAACCATTGGTCCTGCATGACATTGCCGAAGCGGTGGGCATGCACGAATCGACGATTTCCCGGGTGACCACCCAAAAATTCATGCATACCCCCCGGGGCATCTATGAATTGAAATACTTTTTCTCCAGCCATGTCAGCACCTCCGAAGGCGGCGAATGCTCGTCCACGGCCATCCGCGCGATCATCAAAAAACTGGTGGCCGCGGAAAATCAGAAAAAGCCGTTGAGTGACAGCAAGATCGCTGGTTTACTGGAGGCACAAGGCATTCAGGTGGCCCGCCGTACCGTCGCCAAGTACCGCGAATCCCTCGGGATCGCGCCTTCGAGCGAACGCAAGCGGCTGATGTAA
- the lptB gene encoding LPS export ABC transporter ATP-binding protein, whose product MATLKAQHLAKSYKSRQVVRDVSLSIDSGQIVGLLGPNGAGKTTCFYMIVGLVQADQGRVLIDDLDVSHQPMHGRAKAGIGYLPQEASIFRKLSVADNIMAILETRKELDKAGRRQELESLLQEFHISHIRDNLGMSLSGGERRRVEIARALATAPKFILLDEPFAGVDPISVGDIKQIIHHLKAKGIGVLITDHNVRETLDICETAYIVNDGQLIAEGDSAAILANDLVKEVYLGHEFRL is encoded by the coding sequence ATGGCAACTCTGAAAGCTCAGCACTTGGCCAAGAGCTACAAGAGCCGTCAAGTAGTGCGTGATGTCAGCCTGTCCATCGACAGCGGCCAGATCGTTGGCCTGCTCGGTCCTAACGGCGCGGGCAAGACCACTTGCTTCTACATGATCGTCGGCCTGGTCCAGGCCGATCAGGGGCGCGTGTTGATCGACGACCTGGATGTCAGCCACCAGCCGATGCACGGCCGGGCGAAGGCAGGTATCGGCTATTTGCCGCAAGAAGCGTCGATCTTCCGCAAACTGTCGGTAGCCGACAACATCATGGCGATCCTCGAGACCCGCAAGGAACTCGACAAGGCCGGCCGTCGCCAGGAACTGGAAAGCCTGCTACAGGAATTCCACATCAGCCACATTCGCGACAACCTGGGCATGAGCCTGTCGGGTGGTGAACGGCGTCGTGTGGAAATCGCCCGCGCCCTGGCCACCGCACCGAAGTTCATCCTGCTCGACGAACCGTTCGCCGGCGTGGACCCGATTTCGGTGGGCGACATCAAGCAGATCATCCATCACCTCAAGGCCAAGGGTATCGGTGTGCTGATCACCGACCACAACGTGCGCGAGACCCTGGACATCTGCGAAACCGCCTACATTGTCAATGACGGCCAATTGATCGCCGAAGGTGACTCCGCCGCGATCCTGGCCAATGACCTGGTCAAGGAAGTGTACCTGGGCCATGAGTTCCGCCTGTAA
- the lptA gene encoding lipopolysaccharide transport periplasmic protein LptA, translated as MKLAKTLPILLSLGAALGSASAWALPNDRDQPIRIQADDAQLDDKNGVATYKGDVIITQGSMKVTGNTVTITRTPAGDIDVVTSVGNLAYFEQMQTVGDTKPVQGYGVTIQYHASQDRVVLIDRAKVVDKDNNVTQGEKIVYDTVKKLASAGRATGSKVTESRPRIDMVIQPKKKTDEQKAQ; from the coding sequence ATGAAGCTCGCTAAAACCCTCCCTATTTTGCTCAGTCTGGGCGCAGCACTGGGAAGCGCGAGCGCCTGGGCTCTTCCCAACGACCGCGACCAGCCTATCCGCATCCAGGCCGACGACGCCCAACTCGACGACAAGAATGGCGTCGCCACCTATAAAGGCGACGTGATCATCACCCAGGGCTCGATGAAGGTCACCGGCAACACCGTGACCATCACCCGCACCCCAGCTGGCGATATCGATGTGGTGACTTCGGTGGGCAACCTGGCCTATTTCGAGCAGATGCAAACCGTGGGCGACACTAAGCCCGTCCAGGGCTACGGGGTGACCATCCAGTACCACGCCTCCCAGGATCGCGTGGTCCTGATCGACCGCGCCAAGGTCGTCGACAAGGACAACAACGTTACCCAGGGCGAGAAAATCGTCTACGACACGGTCAAGAAGCTGGCCAGTGCCGGTCGCGCCACCGGTAGCAAGGTGACCGAGTCGCGTCCGCGCATCGACATGGTGATCCAGCCGAAAAAGAAAACCGACGAGCAGAAGGCCCAGTAA
- the lptC gene encoding LPS export ABC transporter periplasmic protein LptC — protein MLSKKIRTIVVFACIAAIFAAVGYWNISPERFLDQTTPQVEERIDWYATNTHTLQYLPDGKVQYEMTSDKVDHVKATDITLVTKPDLNMFRGTEFPWHVQSEHAEVNSGGTEVELIDSVRVARTDEKNRTTIITSTRMTVFPQQEYAQTEQPVRIDGAGGVSTGTGMKAYLKESRIHLLSNVRGQYEAR, from the coding sequence ATGCTGAGCAAAAAGATTCGCACCATTGTGGTGTTTGCCTGTATCGCGGCGATTTTCGCCGCGGTGGGCTATTGGAACATCAGCCCCGAACGGTTTCTCGACCAAACTACACCCCAGGTCGAGGAGCGGATCGACTGGTATGCGACCAACACCCATACCCTGCAGTACCTGCCCGACGGCAAAGTGCAATATGAGATGACGTCCGACAAGGTCGACCACGTAAAGGCCACTGACATTACGCTGGTCACCAAACCGGACCTGAACATGTTCCGCGGCACCGAATTCCCGTGGCATGTGCAGAGCGAGCACGCCGAAGTCAATTCCGGCGGCACCGAAGTGGAACTGATCGACTCGGTACGCGTTGCCCGAACCGACGAGAAAAACCGCACGACCATCATCACCAGCACACGCATGACCGTATTCCCACAGCAAGAATATGCGCAGACCGAGCAACCCGTTAGAATCGACGGCGCCGGGGGTGTATCGACCGGCACGGGAATGAAAGCGTATTTGAAGGAAAGCAGGATACACCTGCTATCGAACGTAAGAGGACAGTATGAAGCTCGCTAA
- a CDS encoding KdsC family phosphatase: MNTDLLQRGKAIKLAVFDVDGVLTDGRLYFLEDGSEFKTFNTLDGQGIKMLMAAGVQTAIISGRKTPVVERRAKNLGIPHLYQGREDKLVVLDELLGQLNLSYEQVAYLGDDLPDLPVIRRVGLGMAVANAASFVREHAHGVTTARGGEGAAREFCELILRAQGRLEAANATYL, encoded by the coding sequence ATGAACACAGACCTGTTGCAACGGGGCAAAGCCATCAAGCTGGCCGTGTTCGATGTGGACGGCGTGCTGACTGACGGTCGCCTGTACTTCCTCGAAGACGGTAGCGAATTCAAGACCTTCAACACCCTCGATGGCCAGGGCATCAAGATGCTGATGGCCGCCGGCGTACAGACCGCTATCATCAGCGGCCGAAAGACCCCAGTGGTCGAGCGGCGCGCGAAGAACCTCGGCATCCCGCACCTTTACCAAGGGCGCGAGGACAAACTGGTGGTGCTGGACGAGCTTCTGGGTCAACTCAACCTAAGCTATGAACAGGTGGCCTACCTCGGTGACGACCTGCCGGACCTGCCGGTAATTCGCCGGGTCGGCCTGGGCATGGCGGTCGCCAATGCGGCCAGCTTCGTCCGCGAGCACGCCCACGGCGTCACCACGGCGCGAGGCGGCGAAGGTGCGGCCCGCGAATTCTGTGAACTGATCCTGCGCGCCCAGGGCCGCCTCGAAGCGGCCAACGCCACGTACCTGTGA
- a CDS encoding KpsF/GutQ family sugar-phosphate isomerase, whose protein sequence is MSQSSDLIQSAQRTIRLELEAVQGLLPHIDADFVRACEMILASKGRVVGVGMGKSGHIGNKIAATLASTGTTAFFVHPAEASHGDMGMITRDDVILALSNSGSTNEIITLLPLIKRLGIQLISVTGNPASPLAKAAEVNLNVHVEHEACPLNLAPTSSTTAALVMGDALAVALLEARGFTAEDFAFSHPGGALGRRLLLKVENVMHAGQELPQVLRGTLLKDALMEMTRKGLGMTVVLETDGKLAGIFTDGDLRRTLDRTIDIHSATIEQVMTPHGKTARAEMLAAEALKIMEDHKISALVVVDDDDRPVGALNMHDLLRAGVM, encoded by the coding sequence ATGAGCCAATCCAGCGACCTGATTCAATCGGCACAACGTACCATCCGCCTAGAGCTCGAAGCCGTGCAAGGCTTGCTGCCCCATATCGACGCTGATTTCGTACGCGCCTGCGAGATGATCCTGGCCAGCAAGGGCCGCGTGGTCGGGGTCGGCATGGGTAAGTCCGGGCACATCGGCAACAAGATCGCCGCCACCCTCGCCAGCACCGGCACCACGGCTTTTTTCGTCCATCCGGCCGAAGCCAGCCACGGGGACATGGGCATGATTACCCGGGACGACGTCATCCTGGCCCTGTCCAACTCCGGCTCCACCAATGAGATCATCACCCTGCTGCCGCTGATCAAGCGCCTGGGCATCCAGTTGATCAGCGTGACCGGCAACCCCGCCTCGCCGCTGGCCAAGGCCGCCGAAGTGAACCTCAACGTCCATGTCGAACACGAAGCCTGCCCGCTGAACCTGGCGCCGACCTCCTCCACCACCGCGGCGCTGGTCATGGGCGATGCACTGGCCGTGGCGCTGCTGGAAGCCCGGGGTTTCACCGCCGAAGATTTCGCCTTTTCCCACCCCGGTGGCGCCCTTGGCCGTCGCCTGTTGCTGAAAGTCGAAAACGTGATGCACGCCGGCCAGGAATTGCCACAGGTACTGCGCGGCACGCTGCTCAAGGACGCGTTGATGGAAATGACCCGCAAGGGACTGGGCATGACCGTAGTCCTGGAGACCGACGGCAAGCTCGCCGGGATCTTTACCGACGGCGACCTGCGCCGCACCCTGGACCGCACCATCGACATTCATAGCGCGACCATCGAGCAAGTCATGACGCCTCACGGCAAGACTGCCCGCGCCGAGATGCTCGCCGCCGAGGCCCTGAAAATCATGGAAGACCACAAGATCAGCGCCCTGGTGGTCGTCGACGACGACGACCGTCCGGTGGGCGCCCTGAACATGCACGATTTGCTGCGTGCGGGAGTCATGTAA
- a CDS encoding ATP-binding cassette domain-containing protein, with amino-acid sequence MSADNAYAVELKGLSFKRGTRSIFNDIDIRIPRGKVTGIMGPSGCGKTTLLRLMGAQLRPSAGEVWVNGQNLPQLSRSDLFDARKHMGVLFQSGALFTDLDVFENVAFPLRVHTDLPEEMIRDIVLLKLQAVGLRGAIDLMPDELSGGMKRRVALARAIALDPKILMYDEPFVGQDPIAMGVLVRLIRLLNDALGITSIVVSHDLAETASIADYIYVVGDGQVLGQGTPQELADSDNPRIRQFMKGDPDGPVAFHFPATDYRTDLLGKR; translated from the coding sequence ATGAGTGCCGACAACGCCTACGCGGTCGAGCTGAAGGGACTGTCCTTCAAGCGAGGGACGCGCAGCATTTTCAATGACATCGATATTCGCATACCACGGGGCAAGGTCACCGGCATCATGGGGCCGTCCGGGTGTGGCAAGACCACGTTGCTGCGGCTGATGGGGGCACAACTGCGCCCCAGCGCCGGCGAAGTCTGGGTCAATGGCCAGAATCTTCCCCAATTGTCTCGCAGCGACCTGTTCGATGCGCGCAAGCACATGGGCGTACTGTTCCAGAGCGGCGCGCTGTTTACCGACCTTGATGTGTTCGAGAACGTGGCGTTCCCACTGCGAGTCCATACCGACCTGCCGGAAGAGATGATTCGCGACATCGTCCTGCTCAAGTTGCAGGCCGTCGGGCTGCGCGGGGCCATCGACCTGATGCCGGACGAACTGTCCGGCGGCATGAAGCGTCGCGTCGCCTTGGCGCGGGCGATTGCCCTCGATCCGAAGATCCTTATGTACGACGAGCCCTTCGTCGGCCAGGACCCGATCGCCATGGGCGTGCTCGTGCGCCTGATCCGCCTGCTCAACGATGCGCTGGGCATCACCAGTATCGTGGTCTCCCACGACCTGGCCGAAACCGCCAGCATTGCCGACTACATCTATGTGGTTGGCGACGGCCAGGTGCTGGGGCAGGGCACACCGCAGGAGCTGGCGGATTCGGACAACCCGCGCATTCGCCAATTCATGAAGGGTGATCCGGACGGGCCAGTGGCGTTCCATTTTCCGGCCACGGATTACCGTACCGATCTGCTGGGGAAGCGCTGA
- the mlaE gene encoding lipid asymmetry maintenance ABC transporter permease subunit MlaE translates to MRKKSLLERIRLFGRSGIDVVAVLGRSSLFLMHALLGRNSTGGGFGLLVKQLHSVGVMSLVIIVVSGIFIGMVLALQGFSILSSYGSEQAVGQMVALTLLRELGPVVTALLFAGRAGSALTAEIGNMKSTEQLSSLEMIGVDPLKYIIAPRLWAGFISLPVLAMIFSVVGIWGGSWVAVDWLGVYEGSYWANMQNSVDFLDDVLNGVIKSAVFAFVVTWIAVFQGYDCEPTSEGISRATTKTVVYASLAVLGLDFILTALMFGDF, encoded by the coding sequence ATGCGCAAGAAATCACTATTGGAAAGAATTCGCCTGTTCGGCCGCTCCGGCATCGACGTGGTGGCAGTACTGGGCCGTTCCTCGCTGTTTTTGATGCACGCCTTGCTCGGTCGCAACTCGACGGGCGGCGGTTTTGGCCTGCTGGTCAAGCAGTTGCACTCGGTGGGCGTGATGTCCCTGGTGATCATCGTGGTCTCCGGGATTTTCATCGGCATGGTGCTGGCGCTGCAGGGCTTCAGCATTTTGTCCAGCTACGGTTCGGAGCAGGCGGTGGGGCAGATGGTTGCCCTGACACTGCTGCGCGAGCTCGGCCCCGTGGTGACCGCGTTGCTGTTCGCCGGGCGGGCCGGCTCGGCGCTGACGGCTGAAATCGGTAACATGAAGTCCACCGAACAGCTGTCGAGCCTGGAAATGATCGGTGTCGACCCGCTCAAGTACATCATTGCCCCGCGCCTGTGGGCCGGCTTCATTTCCCTGCCGGTGCTGGCGATGATTTTCAGCGTCGTGGGGATCTGGGGCGGTTCCTGGGTGGCCGTCGACTGGCTGGGGGTCTATGAGGGTTCCTATTGGGCCAACATGCAAAACAGCGTCGATTTCCTCGACGATGTCCTCAATGGCGTGATCAAAAGTGCCGTGTTCGCGTTCGTCGTGACCTGGATCGCCGTGTTTCAAGGCTATGACTGTGAGCCCACTTCAGAGGGGATCAGCCGTGCCACAACCAAGACCGTGGTGTACGCCTCGCTGGCGGTCCTGGGCCTCGACTTTATTCTGACCGCCTTGATGTTTGGAGATTTCTGA
- the mlaD gene encoding outer membrane lipid asymmetry maintenance protein MlaD has product MQNRTLEIGVGLFLLAGILALLLLALRVSGLAPTASTDTYKLYANFDNIAGLTVRAKVTMAGVTIGKVTAIDLNREDFTGRVTLQLEKRVDNLPTDSTASILTAGLLGEKYIGISVGGEDTVLKDGGVIHDTQSSLVLEDLIGKFLLNTVSKDAK; this is encoded by the coding sequence ATGCAAAACCGCACCCTGGAAATCGGTGTCGGCCTTTTCTTGCTGGCTGGCATCCTGGCTTTGCTGCTGCTGGCCCTGCGGGTCAGTGGATTGGCGCCGACGGCAAGCACCGATACTTATAAACTTTATGCAAACTTTGACAATATCGCCGGTTTGACGGTCAGAGCCAAGGTGACCATGGCCGGTGTGACCATCGGCAAGGTCACGGCAATCGATCTTAACCGCGAGGATTTCACCGGTCGGGTGACGCTGCAGCTGGAAAAGCGCGTGGACAACCTGCCGACTGACTCCACTGCATCTATCCTCACGGCCGGGCTGCTGGGCGAGAAATACATTGGCATCAGCGTGGGTGGGGAAGACACCGTGCTCAAGGACGGCGGCGTCATCCATGACACGCAGTCGTCCCTGGTGCTCGAGGACCTGATCGGTAAATTCCTGCTCAATACCGTTAGCAAAGACGCCAAATGA
- a CDS encoding MlaC/ttg2D family ABC transporter substrate-binding protein → MISILRRSLLVLLAALPLMANAVAAPSAHDIIQDTTTRLLADLAANKEKYKQDPSAFYDALNGIVGPVVDADGISKSIMTVKYSRKASPAQMTRFQENFKRSLMQFYGNALLEYNNQGITVSPAKDESGTRTSVDMQVKGNNGAVYPVSYTLEKINGEWKVRNVIINGINIGKLFRDQFADAMQRNGNDLDKTINGWAGEVAKAKEVTEEAKENQEQ, encoded by the coding sequence ATGATCTCTATCTTGCGACGTAGCCTGTTGGTGCTGCTCGCGGCGCTGCCGTTGATGGCCAACGCCGTGGCCGCGCCTTCGGCCCATGACATCATCCAGGACACGACCACCCGGTTGTTGGCGGACCTTGCCGCCAATAAAGAGAAATACAAGCAGGACCCCAGCGCCTTCTATGACGCGCTGAACGGCATCGTCGGCCCGGTGGTGGACGCCGATGGCATCTCCAAGAGCATCATGACCGTCAAGTACTCGCGCAAGGCAAGCCCGGCGCAGATGACCCGCTTCCAGGAGAACTTCAAACGCAGCCTGATGCAGTTCTATGGCAACGCCTTGCTGGAATACAACAACCAGGGCATCACCGTTTCCCCGGCCAAGGACGAAAGCGGCACCCGCACCAGCGTCGACATGCAGGTCAAGGGCAACAACGGCGCGGTCTACCCTGTGTCCTACACACTCGAGAAAATCAACGGCGAGTGGAAGGTGCGCAACGTGATCATCAATGGCATCAACATTGGCAAGCTGTTCCGCGATCAGTTCGCCGACGCGATGCAGCGCAACGGCAACGACCTGGACAAGACCATCAACGGTTGGGCCGGTGAAGTCGCCAAGGCCAAGGAAGTGACCGAAGAAGCCAAAGAGAACCAGGAACAATGA
- the murA gene encoding UDP-N-acetylglucosamine 1-carboxyvinyltransferase, protein MDKLIITGGVRLDGEIRISGAKNSALPILAATLLCDGPVTVANLPHLHDITTMIELFGRMGIEPVIDEKLSVEIDPRTIKTLIAPYELVKTMRASILVLGPMVARFGEAEVALPGGCAIGSRPVDLHIRGLEAMGAVIDVEGGYIKAKAPKGGLRGAHFFFDTVSVTGTENIMMAAALAKGRSVLQNAAREPEVVDLANFLIAMGAKISGAGTDTITIDGVERLHSATYKVMPDRIETGTYLVAAAVTGGRVKVKDTDPTILEAVLEKLKEAGAEVTCGEDWIEVNMHGKRPKAVNVRTAPYPAFPTDMQAQFISLNAIAEGTGAVIETIFENRFMHVYELHRMGAKIQVEGNTAIVTGTEKLKGAPVMATDLRASASLVISALVAEGDTLIDRIYHIDRGYECIEEKLQMLGAKIRRVPG, encoded by the coding sequence ATGGATAAACTGATTATTACCGGCGGCGTTCGTCTTGATGGCGAAATCCGTATTTCCGGGGCAAAGAACTCCGCCCTGCCCATCCTGGCTGCGACCCTGCTGTGCGATGGTCCTGTGACCGTGGCCAACCTGCCGCACCTGCACGACATCACCACGATGATCGAGCTGTTCGGCCGCATGGGCATTGAGCCTGTGATCGACGAGAAGCTCAGCGTCGAAATCGACCCACGCACCATCAAGACCCTGATCGCCCCGTACGAGCTGGTGAAGACCATGCGTGCGTCGATCCTGGTACTGGGCCCGATGGTCGCCCGTTTCGGTGAAGCCGAAGTCGCCTTGCCTGGCGGTTGCGCCATTGGCTCGCGTCCGGTGGACCTGCACATCCGCGGCCTGGAAGCCATGGGCGCGGTAATCGACGTCGAAGGCGGCTACATCAAGGCCAAGGCGCCGAAAGGCGGCTTGCGCGGCGCGCACTTCTTCTTCGATACCGTCAGCGTGACCGGTACCGAGAACATCATGATGGCCGCTGCACTGGCCAAGGGCCGCAGCGTGCTGCAAAACGCCGCCCGCGAGCCTGAAGTGGTCGACCTGGCGAACTTCCTGATCGCCATGGGTGCCAAGATCAGCGGCGCCGGCACCGACACCATCACCATCGATGGCGTCGAGCGCCTGCACTCGGCCACCTACAAAGTGATGCCGGACCGGATCGAAACCGGCACCTACCTGGTGGCTGCTGCCGTCACCGGTGGCCGCGTCAAGGTCAAGGACACCGATCCGACCATCCTCGAAGCCGTCCTGGAAAAACTCAAGGAAGCCGGTGCCGAAGTCACCTGTGGCGAAGACTGGATCGAAGTGAACATGCACGGCAAACGGCCCAAGGCCGTCAACGTGCGGACCGCTCCGTACCCGGCGTTCCCGACCGACATGCAGGCGCAGTTCATCTCCCTCAACGCCATTGCCGAAGGCACCGGCGCAGTGATCGAGACGATCTTTGAAAACCGCTTCATGCACGTCTACGAACTGCACCGCATGGGCGCCAAGATCCAGGTCGAAGGCAACACAGCCATCGTCACCGGCACCGAGAAGCTCAAGGGCGCGCCAGTGATGGCCACCGACCTGCGGGCTTCGGCCAGCCTGGTGATCTCGGCCCTGGTTGCCGAAGGCGATACCCTCATCGACCGCATCTACCACATCGACCGTGGCTACGAGTGCATCGAAGAAAAACTGCAGATGCTCGGCGCCAAGATCCGCCGCGTGCCGGGCTAG
- the hisG gene encoding ATP phosphoribosyltransferase, with amino-acid sequence MLTIALSKGRILDDTLPLLAEAGIVPTENPDKSRKLIIPTTQADVRLLIVRATDVPTYVEHGAADLGVAGKDVLMEYGGQGLYEPLDLRIARCKLMTAGKVGAPEPKGRLRVATKFVNIAKRYYAEQGRQVDIIKLYGSMELAPLIGLADKIIDVVDTGNTLRANGLEPQDFIADITSRLVVNKASMKMQHARIQALIDTLRKAVESRHRG; translated from the coding sequence ATGTTGACCATCGCACTGTCCAAGGGCCGCATCCTTGACGACACCCTGCCGCTTCTGGCTGAAGCGGGCATCGTGCCGACCGAGAATCCGGACAAGAGCCGCAAGCTGATCATCCCCACGACCCAGGCCGACGTGCGCTTGCTGATCGTGCGTGCCACCGACGTGCCGACCTACGTGGAACATGGCGCCGCCGACCTGGGCGTCGCCGGTAAAGACGTGCTGATGGAATACGGCGGCCAGGGCCTGTACGAGCCCCTGGACCTGCGGATCGCCCGCTGCAAGCTGATGACCGCCGGTAAAGTCGGCGCGCCGGAGCCCAAGGGGCGTCTGCGGGTGGCGACCAAGTTCGTCAACATTGCCAAGCGTTATTACGCCGAGCAGGGCCGTCAGGTCGACATCATCAAGTTGTACGGTTCGATGGAGCTGGCGCCGTTGATCGGCCTGGCGGACAAGATCATCGACGTGGTCGACACCGGCAACACCCTGCGGGCCAACGGCCTGGAGCCCCAGGATTTCATCGCTGACATCACCTCCCGGCTGGTCGTCAACAAGGCGTCGATGAAAATGCAGCATGCCCGTATCCAGGCTTTGATCGATACCCTGCGCAAGGCAGTGGAATCGCGACACCGCGGCTGA